TTAAATAAATTGAAAAACACAAGTGTGATGTTTAAGATTATTAAAGTCAATTTTGAAAAATATAAAATGTTTTGAGATACAAAAAATTATAAATAAATTAAAATGGTTAAAAAATATATTGACTTGTAACTAAATATATTACAAAAAAATTACACTATTTAATATTATTTTTGGATGTGTTAGGAATGGCTTATTTGATTTGTAAGAAATGTAAAAGCTATTATGAGCTTAAACCTAAAGAAAAACCAGAAGATTTTAGTTCTGAATGTGAATGTGGAGCTAAATTAAAATTTACTAAAAACTTTAATGTTAATAAAAAAGATTGGGAAGAATTTTTAATAGAAGGAGTTTGTCCAGTTTGTGGAAGGGAAAATCCTGAAGGTTCAAATT
The Methanobacterium spitsbergense DNA segment above includes these coding regions:
- a CDS encoding zinc-ribbon domain-containing protein; protein product: MAYLICKKCKSYYELKPKEKPEDFSSECECGAKLKFTKNFNVNKKDWEEFLIEGVCPVCGRENPEGSNYCAWCGKKIKAQINEY